In Lactococcus sp. S-13, a single window of DNA contains:
- a CDS encoding FAD-dependent oxidoreductase, with amino-acid sequence MKIIIIGSVASGTSVAAKARRNTESAEITLYDKDTDISYAVCGIPYAIGGEIADFEELTPRDAKWFKKRYNVDIHTSHEVLCINHSTKIVTVKNLLTGDVFEDNYDVLVFATGATYRTPDAFLGKHFENVFQVRNINSGKKIKSFIENEKPMTAVIVGAGYIGLEVAEQLKARGIEVTILQRGKHPMSHLDWDMSIRIEDEMIKQGIDFRSEETIQTLIGSSRLDEAITNKGTKLSADMYILATGVQPNVSLAQSIGVKLGETGAIATDSTLQTNIPGVYAVGDVAESFHVITGKPTYRPLASTANKMGRIAGDAMTGGPLRFQGVLGTGILRFFDLTIAQTGLTEKEALAEGYEVAVLFNIKADKPDYMHGKEMVIKAVADKLTHRILGVQIIGPQGVDKRIDVFASTITLGVTAEDLFHMDLAYAPPFSTTKDPLAYTGMALTNALTTAPLITPHDLMELQKNNENITIIDTRAPKSYEKNHVANAINIPLSELREKASTLDKNKKTIVYCNKGVTGNASQNVLRNKGFKEVYNLSGGNNNYQELVKKQQN; translated from the coding sequence ATGAAAATAATTATTATTGGATCTGTTGCTTCTGGAACTAGTGTAGCTGCTAAAGCACGTAGAAATACAGAAAGTGCAGAGATTACTCTTTATGATAAAGATACTGATATTTCTTATGCTGTATGTGGTATTCCTTACGCAATTGGTGGAGAAATAGCTGATTTTGAAGAGTTGACACCACGTGATGCAAAGTGGTTTAAAAAGCGTTATAACGTTGATATACATACTTCACATGAAGTACTATGCATTAATCATTCTACAAAAATAGTAACAGTAAAAAATTTATTAACTGGGGATGTATTTGAAGATAACTATGATGTTTTAGTTTTTGCTACAGGAGCAACATATCGTACTCCTGATGCATTTTTAGGTAAACATTTCGAAAATGTTTTTCAAGTGAGAAATATTAATAGCGGAAAAAAAATTAAGTCTTTTATTGAAAACGAAAAGCCTATGACTGCTGTAATTGTAGGAGCAGGATATATAGGTCTTGAAGTTGCTGAGCAGCTTAAAGCACGTGGAATTGAAGTCACAATTCTTCAACGTGGTAAGCATCCTATGTCACATTTAGACTGGGATATGTCTATTCGTATTGAAGATGAAATGATAAAACAAGGCATTGATTTCCGATCTGAAGAAACAATACAAACGTTAATTGGAAGTTCTCGACTTGATGAAGCAATCACCAATAAAGGAACAAAATTATCTGCGGATATGTATATCTTAGCAACTGGTGTCCAACCTAATGTATCCTTAGCTCAATCCATTGGCGTAAAACTTGGAGAAACAGGTGCAATTGCTACAGATAGTACACTTCAAACGAATATACCTGGAGTATACGCAGTGGGTGATGTAGCAGAAAGTTTCCACGTTATTACAGGCAAGCCTACTTATCGTCCTTTAGCTTCCACAGCAAACAAGATGGGGAGAATTGCAGGAGATGCTATGACAGGTGGTCCCCTTCGATTTCAAGGTGTTTTAGGAACTGGTATCTTGCGTTTCTTTGATTTAACAATTGCTCAAACTGGACTAACAGAAAAAGAAGCTTTAGCTGAAGGTTATGAAGTTGCAGTATTGTTTAATATTAAGGCAGATAAACCAGACTATATGCACGGTAAAGAAATGGTTATTAAGGCAGTGGCTGACAAGCTCACTCATCGTATTTTGGGTGTGCAAATTATTGGTCCTCAAGGAGTTGATAAAAGGATAGATGTTTTTGCTTCAACAATAACTTTAGGAGTCACTGCAGAAGACTTATTCCACATGGACTTAGCCTATGCACCACCATTTTCTACTACAAAAGATCCATTAGCATATACAGGTATGGCATTAACCAATGCACTAACAACAGCTCCACTTATCACTCCGCATGACTTAATGGAACTTCAAAAAAACAATGAAAATATTACAATTATTGATACCCGAGCTCCAAAAAGTTATGAAAAAAATCATGTAGCTAACGCTATTAACATACCATTGTCAGAGCTACGAGAAAAGGCTTCAACACTTGATAAAAATAAGAAAACAATTGTTTATTGTAATAAAGGAGTGACAGGTAACGCTTCTCAAAATGTATTGAGAAATAAAGGCTTTAAAGAAGTTTATAACTTATCGGGTGGAAATAATAATTATCAGGAGTTGGTAAAGAAACAACAAAATTAG
- the arsA gene encoding arsenical pump-driving ATPase has protein sequence MKLYNPQEIGLTKYLFFTGKGGVGKTTSACATAVNLADSGKMVILVSTDPASNLQDVFQTELTNKPKAIDQIPNLKVANFDPITAANDYKESIIGPYRGVLPDSVVENMEEQLSGSCTVEIAAFNEFAAFLTDKSVESEYDYVIFDTAPTGHTLRMLALPSAWSNYLDENDIGVSCLGQLSGLGDKKESYEQAVETLSDGKLTTLMLVTRPQRAAIQEASKASKDLSDLGIHNQKLIINGLLDSADDEISEIIYNQQRNDLDNLPQELKDYEQLYIPLRPYNVTGLDKIRVLLSEKQPEIALISSNFIDYSDISDIINNFVNTDKKIIFTMGKGGVGKTTIAIKIAQALIKRGKKVHLATTDPADHLNFYLGDTSGLSYSHIDEEKELREYKEEVLAKARETMSGDDFDYIKEDLESPCTQEIAVFRAFAEIVGKAEDEIVVIDTAPTGHTLLLLKSTQSYAKEVERTNGEVPEAIQKLLPRLQNPEETEVLMVTLPETTPVYESMRLADDLDRANIAHTWWLVNQSMVATHTNNAVLKAIASNEIKWIEKVAKLSDNKYAVEKWQPNFEK, from the coding sequence ATGAAGTTATATAATCCGCAAGAAATAGGCTTAACAAAGTATCTCTTTTTTACAGGTAAAGGTGGAGTTGGTAAAACAACTTCTGCATGTGCAACAGCCGTTAATCTCGCTGATTCAGGAAAGATGGTAATTCTTGTAAGTACTGACCCTGCTTCAAATCTTCAAGATGTTTTTCAAACTGAACTAACAAATAAACCAAAAGCTATTGATCAAATTCCAAATCTAAAAGTTGCTAATTTTGACCCTATCACTGCTGCTAATGATTATAAAGAGAGTATTATAGGCCCTTATAGAGGAGTTCTTCCAGATTCTGTAGTTGAAAATATGGAAGAACAGTTATCTGGCTCTTGTACGGTGGAAATTGCAGCGTTTAATGAATTTGCAGCGTTTTTAACTGATAAGTCAGTTGAGAGCGAGTATGATTATGTTATTTTCGATACAGCTCCAACAGGTCACACGTTAAGAATGCTTGCATTACCTTCTGCATGGTCTAATTATTTAGATGAAAATGATATAGGTGTTTCTTGTTTAGGTCAACTCTCTGGACTAGGTGATAAAAAAGAAAGCTACGAACAGGCTGTAGAAACCCTATCTGACGGTAAATTAACCACCTTAATGCTTGTAACTCGTCCACAAAGAGCAGCAATTCAAGAAGCAAGCAAAGCTTCAAAGGATCTCTCTGATTTAGGTATCCATAATCAAAAATTAATCATCAATGGTTTGTTAGATAGTGCCGACGATGAAATATCAGAAATTATTTATAATCAACAAAGAAATGATTTAGATAACCTACCTCAAGAATTAAAAGACTACGAACAGCTTTATATCCCGTTACGACCATATAATGTCACTGGTTTAGATAAAATACGTGTGCTTCTATCTGAAAAACAACCAGAGATTGCATTAATAAGTTCAAACTTTATAGATTATTCCGATATATCTGATATTATTAATAATTTTGTTAATACAGATAAGAAAATTATTTTTACAATGGGTAAAGGTGGAGTTGGTAAAACGACAATAGCAATAAAAATAGCGCAAGCCTTGATAAAACGTGGTAAAAAAGTTCATCTGGCAACGACAGACCCTGCAGACCATCTTAATTTTTATTTAGGTGATACTTCAGGCTTATCTTATAGTCATATTGATGAAGAAAAAGAACTTCGAGAATACAAAGAAGAAGTATTAGCTAAAGCACGAGAAACTATGTCAGGGGATGATTTTGATTATATCAAAGAAGATTTAGAATCTCCTTGTACACAAGAAATCGCTGTATTCCGTGCTTTTGCTGAAATAGTTGGAAAAGCTGAAGATGAAATAGTTGTCATTGATACGGCTCCAACAGGTCATACATTGTTACTTTTAAAATCTACACAGAGTTATGCTAAAGAAGTGGAAAGAACAAATGGTGAAGTTCCTGAAGCAATTCAGAAACTACTCCCTCGTTTGCAAAATCCTGAAGAAACAGAAGTTCTTATGGTCACATTGCCTGAGACAACACCTGTTTATGAATCAATGAGACTCGCTGATGATTTAGATAGAGCAAATATTGCTCATACTTGGTGGTTAGTAAACCAAAGCATGGTTGCTACTCATACAAATAATGCTGTTTTGAAAGCTATAGCTTCAAATGAAATCAAATGGATTGAAAAGGTTGCTAAGCTCTCTGATAATAAATACGCTGTTGAAAAATGGCAACCTAACTTTGAAAAATAG
- the arsD gene encoding arsenite efflux transporter metallochaperone ArsD — translation MKKIEIFEPAMCCSTGVCGPSVDSELLRITNLMDSLKDNKEIKAFRYNLTSNPQVFVVNKTILNLLQSKGNEILPVTMVDGKVIKTGDYPTMSEFQAHCETLDEAESGSCCDTSEGCCVVDEEIGVEVESKTKGPCCGGNTGCC, via the coding sequence ATGAAAAAAATTGAAATATTTGAACCAGCAATGTGTTGTTCTACAGGAGTATGTGGGCCATCAGTTGATTCAGAGTTATTACGTATCACAAATTTGATGGATAGTTTAAAAGATAATAAAGAAATCAAAGCATTTCGATATAATTTGACAAGCAATCCGCAAGTGTTTGTTGTCAACAAAACTATTTTGAACCTTCTTCAAAGCAAAGGTAATGAAATATTGCCTGTAACTATGGTAGATGGTAAAGTGATAAAAACAGGTGACTATCCAACAATGTCAGAATTTCAGGCACATTGTGAAACTCTTGATGAAGCGGAGAGTGGCTCTTGCTGTGATACCTCAGAAGGTTGTTGCGTTGTTGATGAAGAAATAGGAGTAGAAGTTGAATCGAAAACTAAAGGTCCTTGTTGTGGCGGAAATACAGGATGTTGTTAA
- a CDS encoding ArsR/SmtB family transcription factor yields the protein MDYENMVVGLKALAEPNRLKIVDLLSCGTKCACDLLEHFDFSQPALSHHMKVLEKAEIITVEKKATWNYYSLSEKFTFNFQDLCKSLFSHDDKTCICGIEINDCSCSNKEGNRLK from the coding sequence ATGGACTATGAAAATATGGTTGTTGGACTTAAAGCTTTAGCTGAACCAAACCGTTTAAAGATTGTTGATTTACTTTCATGTGGAACAAAATGTGCTTGCGATCTTTTAGAACACTTTGATTTTTCTCAACCAGCACTTTCACACCATATGAAAGTGCTAGAAAAAGCGGAAATAATAACGGTTGAGAAAAAAGCAACGTGGAATTACTATTCATTGAGTGAAAAATTTACATTCAATTTTCAAGATTTATGTAAATCTCTTTTTTCTCATGATGACAAAACATGCATATGTGGCATAGAAATAAATGATTGCTCTTGCAGCAATAAAGAAGGAAATAGATTAAAATGA
- a CDS encoding IS6 family transposase, translating to MDHFKGKQFQKDVIIVAVGYYLRYNLSYREVQELLYDRGINVCHTTIYRWVQEYSKVLYHLWKKKNRQSFYSWKMDETYIKIKGRWHYLYRAIDADGLTLDIWLRKKRDTQAAYAFLKRLHKQFGEPKSIVTDKAPSLGSTFRKLQSVGLYTKTEHRTVKYLNNLIEQDHRPIKRRNKFYQSLRTASSTIKGMETLRGIYKKNRRNGTLFGFSVSTEIKVLMGIPA from the coding sequence ATGGATCATTTCAAAGGGAAACAATTTCAAAAAGATGTGATTATTGTCGCTGTTGGTTACTACCTGCGTTACAATCTGAGCTATCGTGAAGTTCAAGAACTACTGTATGATCGTGGAATAAATGTTTGTCACACTACGATTTATCGCTGGGTTCAAGAGTACAGTAAAGTCCTCTATCATCTTTGGAAGAAGAAAAATAGACAGTCCTTCTATTCGTGGAAAATGGATGAAACCTATATCAAAATTAAGGGACGTTGGCATTATCTTTATCGTGCAATTGATGCGGACGGCCTAACCTTAGATATCTGGTTACGAAAGAAACGGGATACGCAAGCAGCCTATGCTTTCTTAAAACGACTCCATAAACAGTTTGGTGAGCCGAAATCAATTGTGACCGATAAAGCACCTTCTCTTGGCTCCACCTTTAGAAAGTTACAGAGTGTGGGTTTATATACTAAGACAGAGCACCGAACTGTGAAGTATCTTAACAATTTAATAGAACAAGACCATCGACCTATTAAACGACGGAATAAATTTTATCAAAGTCTCCGTACAGCATCTTCCACGATTAAAGGCATGGAGACCCTTCGAGGAATATATAAAAAGAACCGAAGAAATGGAACGCTCTTCGGCTTTTCGGTGTCTACTGAAATCAAGGTATTAATGGGAATACCAGCCTAA
- a CDS encoding DNA/RNA non-specific endonuclease → MKKAKQVLVFLILLLISGAIVLPKVLGIDLGEKITRVANPTSIFTNTTPKSSTSSSRLATPPTKPNSTFRAAYQIKLSPLDLLKRATGAQIQLQAKDLPSQKREPRLSYNPVGWHNYKFNGHWLMNRGHLVGYQFSGLNDEPKNLVPETAYLNAGSLSGMDDSNPKSMLYYENRLAVWLKTHPNDWLNYQVTPLYKANELIPRQVSLSYHGFDKKGKAVKVAVGGNETIDDNGNTQVTLDNISPNAIINYSDGTAVQK, encoded by the coding sequence ATGAAGAAAGCAAAACAAGTCCTTGTCTTTCTGATTCTATTGCTTATCTCTGGGGCAATTGTTCTGCCTAAAGTTTTAGGGATCGACTTGGGAGAAAAAATCACTCGAGTTGCTAATCCTACTTCAATTTTTACCAATACAACCCCTAAAAGCAGTACAAGCTCTTCCCGTTTAGCAACTCCTCCAACAAAGCCTAATTCAACCTTTAGAGCTGCTTATCAAATTAAATTAAGCCCTCTTGATCTATTGAAAAGAGCAACAGGCGCACAAATTCAACTCCAAGCCAAAGATTTACCCAGTCAAAAAAGAGAGCCAAGGCTTTCTTATAATCCTGTTGGCTGGCATAACTACAAATTTAACGGGCATTGGCTTATGAATCGAGGACATTTGGTCGGTTATCAATTTTCAGGACTGAATGATGAGCCGAAAAACCTTGTCCCTGAAACAGCATATCTCAATGCAGGCAGCCTCTCAGGAATGGATGATTCCAATCCTAAGAGTATGCTTTATTATGAAAATCGGCTCGCTGTATGGCTTAAAACACACCCTAACGACTGGTTAAATTATCAAGTCACTCCACTCTACAAAGCAAATGAACTGATTCCAAGACAAGTGAGCCTTTCTTATCACGGCTTTGATAAAAAGGGTAAAGCTGTAAAAGTTGCGGTTGGAGGGAACGAGACAATAGATGATAATGGGAATACACAAGTTACCCTTGATAATATCAGTCCAAATGCGATTATCAACTACAGCGATGGGACTGCAGTACAAAAGTAA
- a CDS encoding DUF3991 and TOPRIM domain-containing protein, which translates to MVTDEQIKEANAKDILKIAESLGLPITKVGSGYRSGKNLAYQFNAHTNTYSNYRTGVKGADVIALVQNETGLDFAKAVEHLRKTDVSLVEINHTPQPKEPFYWYFKTSPNADRATDQLVNKRKLPEKLVKLLIEKRYIIQDKYQQIVFPWYKNGQVVGADVKGTVYRPDEENPYFKGIAKNSENFGYNIKIGSGKVKDIYIFEAPVDLLSYWALHPEIKDCLLFSVSGTSNANRVELAMNYAQATYGMSQEPKEMERSIHICVDNDEYGSKFWKKFEKQNDLVLEWNGESILFEDDRPDPAYGKDWNDVLTYHAKEYEQNLSEVTTDKDMVMG; encoded by the coding sequence ATGGTTACAGATGAACAAATTAAAGAAGCGAATGCTAAAGACATTCTAAAAATTGCGGAATCTCTAGGACTCCCAATAACTAAGGTAGGGTCAGGCTACCGCTCAGGTAAAAACCTTGCATATCAGTTTAATGCTCATACCAATACCTACTCGAATTATCGCACAGGAGTCAAGGGGGCGGATGTGATTGCCCTTGTCCAAAACGAAACAGGGTTAGATTTTGCAAAAGCAGTGGAACACTTACGAAAAACGGATGTCAGCCTTGTTGAAATCAACCACACTCCGCAGCCTAAAGAACCTTTTTATTGGTATTTTAAAACCTCTCCTAATGCAGATCGTGCCACAGACCAATTGGTCAATAAACGAAAACTTCCCGAAAAATTAGTAAAATTACTAATCGAAAAACGATATATCATTCAAGACAAATACCAACAAATTGTTTTTCCTTGGTACAAAAATGGGCAAGTGGTTGGTGCAGATGTCAAAGGAACGGTTTATCGTCCTGATGAGGAAAATCCTTACTTTAAAGGGATTGCAAAAAACTCGGAAAACTTTGGCTATAACATCAAAATAGGAAGTGGGAAGGTCAAAGATATTTATATTTTTGAAGCGCCTGTTGACTTATTGTCCTACTGGGCGCTCCACCCTGAAATTAAAGATTGCTTACTGTTCTCGGTGAGTGGAACATCTAATGCCAATCGTGTTGAACTCGCCATGAATTATGCGCAGGCAACCTATGGAATGAGTCAAGAGCCAAAAGAAATGGAACGCTCCATTCATATTTGTGTTGATAACGATGAATATGGAAGTAAGTTTTGGAAAAAATTCGAGAAACAAAACGATCTTGTACTTGAATGGAACGGGGAGTCTATCCTTTTTGAGGACGATCGTCCTGATCCAGCCTATGGAAAAGATTGGAATGATGTTTTAACCTATCATGCCAAAGAATATGAACAAAATCTATCTGAAGTAACAACGGATAAAGACATGGTGATGGGATGA
- the mobP2 gene encoding MobP2 family relaxase, giving the protein MSSPGVIDSTKFVSPTSKGFQSYLDYMNRSEAVRTKAYDWYNVAMDDLKTSNFEAYNQYMSNPEKTSALFSEAHDFLTPEQMEQMVVLFNQAQDNRSLMWQHVVSFDNAWLEKHGRYDPHTHLLDEEAVMNGTRSAMKELIHNEGMEGAVWTAAIHYNTDNIHVHIAMVEPEPTRKKYYPLDKEGNRLYSSQTGEVIWDYKGKLNQKNLERIKSQVASAIADQSEMLSKINDLSRQHVGKRDSLYHALSRDRQLQKAYDEIYQQLPSNRSLWKYNNNALNGVRPLIEEFIDDYIQRYHSDEFKQLNEALDHAVFFYQETYGESRYDDFKENKLNDLKASLGNGLLKDMNEFYKANQTQAKLLVKYPNYPSSFHGRGRSLNHLNAAFEKSYNEQKNLRDYERMKEEIEYENNAEY; this is encoded by the coding sequence ATGAGTAGCCCAGGGGTCATTGATTCGACCAAGTTTGTTTCCCCTACCTCTAAAGGCTTTCAATCTTATCTTGACTATATGAATCGGTCTGAAGCAGTACGTACCAAAGCTTATGATTGGTACAATGTTGCAATGGATGATTTAAAGACATCGAACTTTGAAGCTTACAATCAATATATGAGCAATCCTGAAAAAACCTCTGCTTTATTTAGTGAGGCTCATGACTTCCTCACTCCTGAGCAAATGGAGCAGATGGTTGTCTTATTCAATCAAGCCCAAGACAATCGTTCCCTCATGTGGCAGCACGTTGTTTCTTTCGATAATGCATGGCTCGAGAAACATGGACGATATGATCCCCACACTCATTTATTAGATGAAGAAGCTGTGATGAATGGAACACGCAGTGCTATGAAAGAGTTGATTCATAACGAGGGAATGGAAGGAGCTGTTTGGACTGCCGCAATCCACTACAATACAGACAACATTCATGTCCATATTGCGATGGTTGAACCTGAACCGACTCGAAAAAAATACTATCCTCTAGACAAAGAAGGTAATCGCCTTTATTCCTCTCAAACAGGAGAAGTGATTTGGGACTACAAAGGAAAACTCAATCAGAAAAACTTGGAGCGGATTAAGTCACAGGTCGCAAGTGCTATTGCGGATCAGAGCGAGATGTTATCCAAAATTAATGACCTCTCCAGGCAACACGTGGGCAAGCGTGATTCACTCTACCATGCCCTTAGTCGTGACCGTCAACTTCAAAAAGCATACGATGAAATTTATCAGCAACTCCCCTCTAATCGTTCACTTTGGAAATACAATAACAATGCGCTCAATGGTGTTCGTCCTTTGATAGAGGAGTTCATTGACGACTATATCCAACGTTACCATTCTGACGAATTTAAACAGCTCAATGAAGCATTGGATCATGCCGTATTCTTTTACCAAGAGACTTATGGGGAGAGTCGCTATGATGACTTTAAGGAGAATAAACTTAATGATCTTAAAGCCAGTCTTGGAAATGGACTGTTAAAAGATATGAATGAGTTTTACAAAGCTAATCAAACACAAGCAAAGTTACTTGTAAAATATCCCAATTACCCGTCTTCATTTCATGGGAGGGGACGAAGTTTAAATCACTTGAATGCTGCATTTGAGAAGTCCTATAATGAACAAAAAAATCTTCGTGACTATGAACGAATGAAAGAAGAAATTGAATACGAAAACAACGCAGAATATTGA
- a CDS encoding ribbon-helix-helix protein, CopG family: protein MEIKLRFLAEKEVAQLDRLAKQRKISRQEYLRRLIRKELMSAGEFLEMDSESKIRLALASQLKKNNDLIHVLITQIEERN, encoded by the coding sequence ATGGAGATTAAACTTCGTTTTTTAGCAGAGAAGGAAGTTGCTCAATTAGACCGACTTGCAAAACAAAGAAAGATTAGTAGACAGGAATATTTGCGTCGATTGATAAGAAAAGAATTGATGTCTGCAGGGGAGTTTTTAGAAATGGATTCTGAAAGCAAAATCAGGTTAGCCCTTGCCTCACAACTCAAAAAAAATAATGACTTAATTCATGTCTTAATTACTCAGATAGAAGAAAGGAATTAG
- a CDS encoding single-stranded DNA-binding protein: MINLHIVEGRLTKNPDYRVDEKNNQIFLNATIASARNYKNREGTYDSDFINISLKGREATNFSKLCMKGDLISITGRSQTDIILSENGQKQYYTKTHVMNWNLLSKAKTEREKLSPNTSPSSLFAGYDPNRDYTADIEQMNLPEEDRDIF; this comes from the coding sequence ATGATCAATTTACATATTGTTGAGGGACGATTAACTAAAAATCCCGACTATCGTGTTGATGAGAAAAACAATCAGATTTTTCTGAATGCAACAATTGCCAGCGCACGTAACTATAAAAATCGAGAAGGAACTTACGATAGCGACTTCATCAATATCTCCCTCAAAGGAAGGGAAGCCACTAACTTCTCAAAATTGTGCATGAAAGGGGACTTAATCAGTATCACAGGGCGTAGCCAAACAGATATTATTCTAAGTGAAAATGGGCAAAAACAATACTACACTAAAACGCACGTGATGAATTGGAACTTGCTCTCTAAAGCCAAAACTGAACGTGAAAAATTATCCCCAAACACCTCACCATCTTCTTTATTCGCAGGCTACGATCCTAATAGAGATTATACTGCAGATATTGAACAGATGAATCTTCCAGAAGAAGACAGAGACATTTTCTAA
- a CDS encoding phage tail tip lysozyme produces MNKRKMTLWVITSLTGFGGAFFTILAILVFLFLGISSLKNDQQNPTAPDGNAPVSGQALVNAMGIVSEMKKENASLQQIAGTLSNWDAESGGDPTSVQKRNWGTITTADMYNQPAFVISDTKKAAINWFISAYPSGNYPADGIGYAGGMMQWDGSRLIGLINYAKKINKEWWRIDTQFAYLRNADSYAPNYKKYLTQSFKTATDAAKWWYGNLEYSVGWDNAPSAGNDGKQKHLGTAEQWYNYLSGSSNSGGQGLSGLDKVLGQALDIDGSYGAQCYDLSAYYVESISHFRPIAPNGASGLFADSSEQWTSHQWSIIKHPNYTDLKAGDVIDYQPGGLVDGWYSDGAYGHTGVIGKVLGNNRYVLYEQGGGAPAHTSTYTYHAQGVASIIRPPK; encoded by the coding sequence ATGAATAAAAGAAAAATGACCCTGTGGGTCATTACATCACTTACAGGATTTGGTGGTGCTTTTTTCACCATCCTTGCGATTCTGGTTTTCCTTTTCTTGGGAATATCTTCTTTAAAAAACGATCAACAAAATCCCACTGCTCCAGACGGTAATGCGCCCGTTTCGGGGCAAGCCTTAGTCAATGCAATGGGCATTGTTTCCGAGATGAAAAAAGAAAATGCATCACTCCAACAGATTGCAGGGACGCTTTCAAATTGGGACGCAGAATCTGGGGGCGATCCTACCAGCGTCCAAAAACGAAACTGGGGGACAATCACAACAGCAGATATGTACAATCAACCCGCTTTCGTTATTTCAGATACAAAAAAAGCAGCCATTAACTGGTTTATTTCCGCTTATCCAAGCGGAAACTACCCTGCAGATGGTATTGGTTATGCAGGCGGAATGATGCAATGGGATGGTTCTCGGCTCATTGGCTTAATCAATTATGCGAAAAAAATAAATAAAGAGTGGTGGCGAATTGATACTCAGTTTGCTTATTTAAGAAATGCGGACAGCTATGCGCCCAATTATAAAAAGTACCTCACACAGTCCTTTAAAACTGCCACAGACGCTGCCAAATGGTGGTATGGTAATCTTGAGTATTCTGTGGGATGGGATAATGCACCAAGTGCGGGAAATGATGGCAAACAAAAGCATCTAGGTACAGCTGAACAATGGTACAACTACCTGTCAGGAAGTTCAAATTCAGGTGGGCAAGGACTTTCGGGATTAGATAAAGTGCTTGGTCAAGCCCTTGATATTGATGGATCGTATGGCGCTCAATGTTATGACTTATCTGCCTATTACGTGGAGTCTATTTCACACTTTAGACCAATCGCTCCAAATGGTGCTTCAGGGTTGTTTGCGGATAGTTCTGAGCAATGGACAAGCCATCAATGGTCAATTATCAAACACCCCAATTACACCGATTTGAAAGCAGGTGATGTGATTGATTACCAACCAGGCGGATTAGTGGATGGATGGTATTCGGATGGCGCTTATGGTCATACGGGTGTCATTGGAAAAGTGCTTGGCAATAATCGCTACGTACTCTATGAACAAGGCGGAGGAGCTCCAGCTCACACAAGTACCTATACCTATCATGCCCAGGGCGTTGCTTCAATTATTAGACCACCCAAATAA